In the genome of Jaculus jaculus isolate mJacJac1 chromosome 11, mJacJac1.mat.Y.cur, whole genome shotgun sequence, the window aatggttaaggcttttgcttgaGAAAcgtaaggaccttggttcaattccccaggacccacataatacagatgcacaaggtgacacatgcatctggagttcatttgcagtggctggaggccctggcttgcctgttctctccctccctccctccctccctctctctctctctctctctctctctctctgtctctctctctctcacacacacacacaaaatctcaatccctctctccttccctcccttgctctttctccctcataaataaataaatatattcttaaatgccagagagggctggagagattgcccagtgattgaaggcgcttgcttacaaagcctgacagcctgggtcaattccccagtacccatgtaaagccagatgcacaaagtggcacctgcagctggagtttgtttgcagtagcaggtgAGCCATGCATGGCCATTTTCTGTTTgtgtgcctctctcaaataatgagtatatatatatatatatatatatatatcagagaaagagaaaatgagagagagagagagaataggcatgccagggcttttagccactggaaatgaactccagacacatgcatcaccttgtgcatctggctaacgtgggtcctggggaatagaacctgggtcctttggctttgcaggcaaacgccttaactcctaagccttccctccaacctaaaataatgagttttttaataaatttatttacttgagagaaaaaaaatgggtgcaccaggacctctagccactgcaaatgaactccagagacatttgccaccatgtgcatctggcttacatgggtactgggcaatccaacctgggtccttaggcttctcaggcaaatgccttcaccaattaagccatctctccagccctctctcaaataaaaaaataaaataaaataaaataaaattcagggaTTCCCAGTGTAAGTCCAAAGCTAGGGAGAGTTGATTtcttggctttgcaaacaggctATCTTCTTCACTTAAGCACTGAGAAACCAGTAACTGCCCAGGTCCAGTCAGGCCAGAGCTGTGCAGGGACAACTCCTGGGCCATTTCTAACAAGGGCTGGCAAAGTAGCAGTAGGCCATGAGTTCTGCTGACCCCATACTCATGTCTTCTCTTCTAGAACCATCAGGGATGGATGACCGCCCCCCCACCCAGCAGACTGCCCCACCATCTCCATTCCCCAGCCCCGCTGACCATTTGGTACAACCAACAAGGCTACAGCCATGATCCCCCAAAGCCCACAGTTTATGCTAGGGTcctgtatgtgcacacatactcCACAACTGCCACACAGAGCAGTGTGTCACTGTCTAATGTTCTCTGTGCTCCTCCCCCAACCTTGGCAAGCTCTGACTTTGTCACTGATCCCACATCGCCAATCTTTTCCTTTCCCAGATGCAGACTAGCTTGGACTCACACACTGTGTTTCCCTCCTGCGCTGTCTACACCCATCCCCTGCCTCTTCTGAGGAAATCTGCTCGTCACCCAGTCACATACGAGGAAACCAAGGTGTGGAGAGGTGACAAAGACTGCCCGGGCTCACCCAGTTTGTAAGTAGCAGAGCTAGGGTCTAGGTCCAGGGCTCCAAGTCCTGTCCAGTTGGCCTCTGCCTCCAGGTGATTCTTTTCACTATCCAGGAAACAACAGCTCTTCCAGCCCCTTATTAGAGGCTAGGCCAGTAGGCCACCCCACTACCCACTGGGGAAGGAGGGTCCCAATCCATTCCTGGGGCTCACTCACCTGTCCTCAGTAACTGGACATAGGCCCAGTCAGTAGGCAGTATGTCTGGGCCCTGCTTTCACAGCTCCAGGCTGCAATCCTGGACTCCATGAGGAAGCAGGAGGCATGAACAGGTGGGAGGTTCCCAGGGCCGCAGTGAGAGCAGTCATGGATCTGCTGGCTGGGAAGGGCGGTCAGATGCTGCAGGCTGCTACCAAGACGCCAGACTCCCTGGGATCCCACAGAGATGGTAAGCTCCATGTGGGAGGCCTAAGACCCGTGCTCCCTGaaccctctccccttctcccaccCCTCCCTGACCTGTCCTGTCCTGGGTCTCATAGACTCAAGGATACAACGGCACCATGAGGCCCTGAtgagcaagatgggaggtggtcTAGAGCCGGACAGCAGCTCAGCCAGCCTCCTGCTTGTGGAGGGCCTAACGGACTTACAGCTGAGGGAGCATGACTTCACACAGGTGGAAGCCACACGTGGGATCTGGTGCCCTTCCAGGGCTATCACCCCAGACaagctcttcctgcctctgtcccgGGTATCCATGCCACTTCACATGTCCACCACCACTGGGGTGGCCAGTGTGGGCAAGACCACTCTGGTGAGGCACTTTGTCTGCCTCTGGGCCCGAGGACAAGTGGGCAAGGATTTCTCACTTGTGCTGCCCTTGACTTTCTGGGACCTCAATATGTATGAGAAACTATCTGCAGACACACTCATCTACTCCatcttccccagtgctagggaggctgGCCTGGTGGTGGCAGCCCCAGCCAGGGTCCTTCTAGTCCTGGATGGCTTGGATGAGTGTAGGATGCCCTTGGACTTCTCCAACACCGTGGCCTGCACTAACCCCAAGAAGGAAATCCAGGTGGACCACTTGATCACTAACATTATCCAAGGCAACCTCTTTCCAGAAGTTTCTGTCTGGATTACCTCCCGTCCTGGTGTAACAGGCCAGATCCCTGGGGGCTTGGTGGACCAGATGACTGAGATCGGGGGTTTAGTGAGGAAGAGATCCAGGTGTGTCTGGAGCACATGTTTCTTGAGGACCAGAACCTCTTTGGCCGGGTACTGGGGCAGATACAGGCTAACAGAGCCCTGATGAGTCCCGTCCCAGCCTTCTGCAGGCTCGCGGGGCTGCGCGGGGCCGCTTGTGCCGCAGCAGCATGGGCGCGGAGCTGCGGACTCCACAGACACCAGCCcctgctgatgaactccagacgcctgtgccaccatgggcatctggcttatgtggaacctgcagaaccgaactggagtccttaggcttcacaggcacgagccttaaccgctaagccatctctccagccctggtctacTGCTTTCTGCCCGTTCTAGGCAGAGGCTCAGACACCTGCTCTGTAAGACGATAGAAGTGACTGGGTGGGGTTCAGACTGTGGTGGAGGTAGGGGCAGGTCTCCACACACCacgtggctttttttttaaataccacattttattcagattttacaaaagaGCGCAGAAAGGGTCAGGCTGGGAGGTGAGGGGAAATAAAATGGGGAGAAGATAGGTACACCACATGGAGCTCAGAAACCCATGTGGGTTACATACAGCTCAGGaatccatgtgaccagatagggatctggTCCCAAGAGGAGCGGCTCCCTGCATGGAAGGGGTGGAGCCTCCCATCGCTGCACGGGCGCGGACTTCAGAGGTGCTGCGGCACCCCACTGTTCCCATCGAAGGATCCCAAAGGACACTGATTCCTCGTGGGGAGCCGGCGTACACTGCACACTACGGGTGCCCGTGGGCAGTGGTCAGAGTCAGCCTGCCCATCAAGGCTGCTGCCCGGGTCAGCTGGACTCCTTCCTCTCCAGCGCTGGGAAGGGCTCCGCTGTGGGGAAGCCACAAGGGAAGAGTGGAGGAAGGGCGGGCTTGAGCGAGGGAACTGGACACCCGAGTGTCCTGCACCCCTCCCTCCTGGACCACAGGCAAGGAACACATGTCCACGCACAGGCAACAGACCAAAGCAAGATTGcaacaaaaccagttttggtgaaccagcgAGCTTATTGGGGTTACTTGCAGAGCCGCATGAAGAGTTTTATTTATGGGAGTATGAGACGCCCCCCCATTTGCAGCTACATTGTTGAGAACTTCATCCCAGCATGGAATGAGGACTCCCATAGCTGGAGCTCTGTGTCAGGATTCTCTGGTGGGTGCTCCACTGTGTttatgggtgaggggttacttacagtgGGGTAGAGACCCCAGGGCAGCCATAACGTTGAGAATCTCTTCCTTCCCAGCTTGGACGGAGCTCTCTGTCCCTTTGTCCCACCCTCTGCCTACTTCCTCTCTCCTTGAAGCCAGGAGGCCTTGTGTGTCTCTGCATAATGGGAGACCAGGGAATCGCCCcagactccttttatgaagctagcatcaccctaataccaaaaccagagatgcAACAAGTAAAAAAACTATAGCCCTatgtccctaatgaacttagatgcaaagatcctgaacaaaatccttgcaaactgaactcAACAGCCCattatcaagtaggcttcatcccagggatgcagggatggtttaacacagTGATCTCAGTGTAATACTCCACATGAattaactgaaccataagaaccacatgatcatctcaattgatgtagagaaggcctttgacaaaatgcaacatcacatcatgatcaaagcactggaaagaataggcatggagggtttatatctcaacacaataaaagctatatatatagcccctaaaacccaaataattctgaatggggaaaaactccAGGAGTTCCCACTGATTGGGAACAAGACGGGGGCCCACTCACCACTGCTggtcaacatagtactagaagtactagcccaagcaataaacagaaagaaagaaagggattcaaattggaaagaaagaagtcaggtTAGCCCTACTTACATGATCCTATGTATAAGTGACCTGTGAAAATCTCCACCCCAAAACTTagaaaggtgataaattccttcagcaaagttgcaggttacaaaatcaatgcacaaaactcagtaccttttctatacacaaaggacaaacatagaaaaaaaatgttcaacatccctaaccattaaggaaagaaatgcaaattaaaacaactatgaaatttcaACTTACtgcagtaaggatagcaaacattaaaaaaatcaaatgaaaacaaatggtgaggctgtggagaaattggaaccctcattcacttggtgggaatgtaagctggtacaaccactgtggaaatcaatttagagactcctgaaaaggatgaatatagatacCACCAGACccggttattcccttactgggcatttaccctaaaaactccgttcagaaatatttgctcaaccatgtttataactgctcaattatAATTGCTGAGAACTGTAATCAGCCCAGGTGCCCGTCATTGGATGAAcggatggataaccaagatgtagtacaTCTCTACACAATGgtattctactcaacagtaagaaaaaatgacagtgtctagagagatggcttagtggctaagtgcttgcctgtgaagcctaaggacccatgtaagccagatgcacaagggggtgcatgtgtctggtgtccttctgcagtggctggaggccttggcacaccggttctctgtctgtctctttgttgctctcaaatgaataaataataaaaaatatgacacattgaaatttgtagaaaaatggtcaaacttggaacagaccaTTTTAAGTTAACTCACATAATCACATTGTACATTCAatatctaccaaaccagagatcgaGAGGCTCCTAagttcccatcactgaagtagactcaaaatgctcccagcatggctcgggattttgtggaagagggggcagaaagattgttagagccacaagttgggacgttttgcacagagacattgcctctcccccataactgctgCCCTCATAATgcttgacccacaatccccatggggttgactagtttggaaggccttttcagaaaaggggtagggaagagggaaaggatggaacccgcatgtgttgtttccatactacatatgtccacatctaataaagaaaaactatggggttttttaaaagttggatgaaggccaggcgtggtggtgcacgcctttagtcccagcactcgggaggcagaggtaggaggattgctctgagttcaaggccaccctgagactacagagtgaattccaggtcagcctgagctagagtgaaaccctacctcgaaaagaaaaaaaaaaaaaaaaaaaagttggatgaatgcattgtattttacatcatgtacggTTATCAGTGTGTGGGAGCcagtggtggaatgtggtggtgtgattcaggtgtcccctataaacttaggtgttctgaatgctaggttcccagctgatggcaatttgggaattaatgcctcctggaggcagtgtattgttgggggcgggcttatgagtaatatacgcagcttccccttgccagtgtttggcacactgtcctgttgctgttgtccatctgatgttagtcaggagttgatgtccaccctctgtttatgccatcatttttctctgtcACCTTGGGGCAGAGACTCCTCTCGagtctgtaaagccaaaataaacctgtttttccacaatctACTGttggtagggtgttttctgccagctttgtgaacctgactgcaacagtcctcATAGTGGACCCGTCACAGAAGGGATGTTGACAGCGTGGGGCTCAGGGGGCCACAGAGGTTCCCATTGAGGCCTTTGGAAACCAAAGCCTGGGGGAAGCTTCATGTCCTATGGGTTCCTCGTTGACAATCTGTAATCCCTTCTGTTTCAGAGACCTCTTGGTTTCTCCGATGGACGTGTTACTTTCCCTCTCATTCTCAGTGATGGTCTCAAGCACGTGCTGCCCCTTCACTGATACTGTAAGGCTTGTCCTGCTCATAAAAGTCCAACCCAGTGTCTATTGATATCTAAGAAGTTGTAAAAAGAAGTTGTGAAGATCCCTTTCCTGGTTTTGATTTTCAggatgtacttttatttatttattttgaggtagggtctcactctagcccaggctgacctggaattcactatgtagtctcagggtggcctccaactcatagcaatcctcctacctctgtctctccagtgctgggattaaaggcatgcaccaccacacccaactagggTATACTTTTTAACATCCTAATAATTCTCATTCGATGAATTATCTTGATGGTATCATTTTGGGTGTCTATAAAGGGATTCAGCTTGACATGACTGTGGCCATATTGGCTGCAGCCAACATGGCCTGCCAGGTGGCCGTGGCATGCATCCCTAGCCTTGTGGCACAAAGTCTTTAGAACACGCTGTTGACAGCTCATACACAAACTGTTTCAAACTTTCAACTATTTACTGTTGTAGACATTGCAGAGTCACGTTATGAGATCTAAATATTGTCTTGACAACTCTGAGAGAGTAAGTGGTATGTGGGAAAACCCAAGGAGGAGTTTTAGTACTTTATACATGTTCGAAACCGTTATCTCCTTGTTTTCTACTGGCCCTGGAGGTGCAACTGGACAcagggagttttgttttgttttgtttttcttttaagccaGTAAGATGAGTGTGTGATAACCTATGTTAGGACTGATGGTGAGGAAAAGCACCTTCCAACCATGGGCTAACTCCATACGCGGCAGAGATATTAAACCACGTGAAAAAATCACACCCTGCATGGTTTAAGAGAACACAAATATATTCTCTCCCGGCTCTGGGAGGAGGGAGTGGGAGGATGGGGAGCAGCAGGGAGCAAAGCTGCAGCGGAGGGCGCAGGCGGGGCGGGAGAGCGGGCGCTGCAGCACGTGCGCGCTCGGGACTGCTCGGAGCTCTCTGCGGTCCTCCCGCCGCCGCCTCGGGACGCGCCCGCGCCGGCTACAGCTCCGCGGGGCCTCGCTGACCttcgccgccgcccgccgcccgcgccgGGAACACGCGCTTCCCGCGGCGGCGGAGCCCGCGGGGACACAGTGTCCGCAGGAGGCGGCGGACGCGGCCGCGCACGGCCTCCCAGCAGCGGGGCAGGCAGCCGCGGCCTTCCGGGGCGGCCGTCGCGGGGAGCCCCGGGCCGCGCTCCGGGCGGCGGGAAGTCTGGGCGGCGGCCGGTCGCGCGGCCTCCCCGCCCGCACGCGCTTCTCCCGGCGGCGGGGGCCCGGGGCGCGCGGGGCCGggcggcgacggcggcggcggcggcggcgacggcggGCAGGAGCGGCGGCGGGCCGGGCAGCTGACGACCTGCGGGGCGCGGGGCTGGGGCGGCGAAGGCGGAGGTGGGCAGGAGCGGCGGCGGGCCGGGCAGCTGGCGACCTGCGGGGCGCGGGGCTCGggcggcgacggcggcggcggcggcgggcaggAGCGGCGGCGGGCCGGGCAGCTGGCGACCTGCGGGCCCGCGGCGCTGGGGAAGGGCGTCGGGCCCGGGCTCACGGCCGTGCGCGCCGCCTCGGCCCCCGGCCCGCCCCGCGCCCCGAGCCGCAGCAGGCGGTGGGTGGCCGCGGTCCCGTCGCACCCGCCCCGCCGCACGGACCGCGCCGCGCCGCCCGCGTCCAGCCGCATCGCCGCCTGCACGTCGGCGTCCGGCTCCCGGGGGTCGGGgtcgcgcccgcccgcccgcgcctgGCCCCGCTCGAGCCACGGGTCGTCCAGGATGTCCTTGGCCGCAGGCCTGAGCTCGGGGTCCAAGGTCAGCAGTTTCTCGATGAGCGCGCGCAGGTCTGCAGAGAGGTGCGCCGGCCTCTCGTAGTTCCCCTTGATGATGTTCGTTTTGGGGCCCGCGGTTAAGGTGAATCCGAAGGGGCAGGTCCCGGTGACCATGAAATAGAGCATCACCCCCAGAGACCAAACGTCTTTTTTGGGGCCGTCATAGGGGTCGAGCCTCATCACCTCTGGAGGGCTAAATAGGATAGCCCCGCAGTGCCTCGTCAACCGTTGTCCTGGACAAACCCTGGTGGCTGTGCCAAAGTCAATCAGGGTCACCTTTCCGCTCTCGTCCAACATGACGTTGTCCGGCTTGATGTCCAGGTGCGCTATCCCCTGGTCGTGGCAATACGCGAGGGCGTCTACCACTTGCCTGAAGATGCCGCGGGCCTCGTCCTCCTGCAAGCAGCCCTTGCTGTAGACGTGCTCCAGCAGCTGTACGGGGCAGTATTCGAGCACCAAGTACAAGTTCTCCTCTGTCTCCACCAGCTGAAAGAGCTTGACGATGTTGGGATGTGTGATGGATGGCAAGATGTCTGCTTCCCCTGCAATCCTGAGACCTCTTGCCAGTCGCTTGTTTAATATTTTGATGGCCACCTGGACACCCGTTAGGCGATGGCGAGCTCTCCGCACCTCCACATAGTCGGTCTTGACGATGAGGCCAAGGTCCTCATACTGAGACCAGAGGGTCTCATCACTCTGAGGCATCATAGCAAGGCTATGCAtgccaaataaaatgttaaagtaaagtataaatgaaatatgtaactaacaaaacaaagtaaagtaaaaatcaaaataaaaataaaaagtcaaaaaccaACCTGGAAAAAACAGAAATCCCTCACCAAACACGACCCAAAGAAAATGAACCAGAAAGTAAATTCCAAacagccaaaaaaataaagttcaaaggcgaaaagccaaaagtaaaagaacgaaaataaaggtaaaagtaaaatagaaatgagagatgtagttaacacaagaaaataaaataagaaatcaaaataaaaatcaaaactgaaaaccaaaccagaataaaacagaaatccctCACCAGAGACGACCCAAAGAAAATGAACCAGAAAGTAAATCCCAAACAGCCAAAACAATAAAGTTCAAAGgcgaaaagccaaaagcaaaagaacaaaaataaaggtaaaaataaaatagaaatgagagatgtagttaacaaaagaaaataaaataagaaaccaaaataaaaatcaaaactaaaaaccaaaccagaataaaacagaaatccctCACCAGAGACTACCCCAAAAAAATGAACCAGAAAGTAAATTCCAaagaatcaaaaaaataaagttaaaagccaaaagcaaagaaactctcctctctcctctcctctcctctcctctcctctcctctcctctcctctcctctcctctcctctcctctcctctcctctcctctcctctcctctcctctcctctcctctcctctcctctcctcttccctcctctctcctctcctctctcctctcctctcctctaccctcctctctcctctcctctaccctcctctcctctcctctaccctcctctctcctctcctctaccctcctctcctctcctctcctctcctctcctctcctctcctctcctctcctctcctctcctctcctctcctctcctctcctctcctctaccctcctctcctctcctctcctctcctctcaataATGCGCAAAAATCTCCCCACCAACTCTCCTCAGTCCGggtccactctctgtctctcctctctctctctctctctcctctctcttggcCCGGACAAATCCAGGGCACTCTAGGCCCCCTTATATCTGCTGGAGGGACTTCCTCACAATGGCCCCACCCATCTGAGCACATAAAGAACATGGAACAGAGCAATCACAGCTGGCCATGAGCAACAGTCACAGAAGGGACCTTGACAGTGTGGGGCTCAGGTGGCCACAGAGGTTCACATTGAGGCTTTTGGAAACCAAAGCCTGGGGGAAGCTTCATGTCCTATGGGTTCCTCGTTGATAGTCTGAAATCCCTTCTGTCTCCGAGAACTCTTGGTTTCTCCACTCATGttacctccctctcattctcagCGATGGTCTCAAGCACGTGCTGCCCCTTCACTGATACCTTAAGGCTTCTTCTGCCCATAAAACCCAACCCAGTGTCGATTAACATCTAAGTTGATGTGAAGATCTCTTTCCTGGTTTTGAATctcaggatttctttctttttcttttctttctttctctctctctctctctctcttttttctttttttttttttttttgaggtagagtttcactctagtccaggctggcctcaaactcacagcaatcctcttacctctgtctcctgattaaaggctgtgccaccacccctggctgatTTTCAGGATATTTTAAT includes:
- the LOC123464426 gene encoding sperm motility kinase Z-like translates to MPQSDETLWSQYEDLGLIVKTDYVEVRRARHRLTGVQVAIKILNKRLARGLRIAGEADILPSITHPNIVKLFQLVETEENLYLVLEYCPVQLLEHVYSKGCLQEDEARGIFRQVVDALAYCHDQGIAHLDIKPDNVMLDESGKVTLIDFGTATRVCPGQRLTRHCGAILFSPPEVMRLDPYDGPKKDVWSLGVMLYFMVTGTCPFGFTLTAGPKTNIIKGNYERPAHLSADLRALIEKLLTLDPELRPAAKDILDDPWLERGQARAGGRDPDPREPDADVQAAMRLDAGGAARSVRRGGCDGTAATHRLLRLGARGGPGAEAARTAVSPGPTPFPSAAGPQVASCPARRRSCPPPPPPSPPEPRAPQVASCPARRRSCPPPPSPPQPRAPQVVSCPARRRSCPPSPPPPPPSPPGPARPGPPPPGEARAGGEAARPAAAQTSRRPERGPGLPATAAPEGRGCLPRCWEAVRGRVRRLLRTLCPRGLRRRGKRVFPARAAGGGEGQRGPAEL